GGGACTCGAACCCTGGACAAATAGATTAAGAGTCTACTGCTCTACCAACTGAGCTAAAGGTGCTTATCTTTGTTGTTTTTTCTTGTGCTCCGTGACACAGTCATAATAATACCGTATAGCCATCAAAATGTCAACACTTTTTTTGTCTTTTTTTTTAACTTTTTATTTTTCTATTTTGCCTTTTCTTTTTGTGAAATTCATATTATAATGTACAAGGTAAATAATTTATTTTTTATGAGGAGGAAATAAATATGCATATTGCTCAAAGTGCAAGTCCAAGGGAGATTCAAAAATCAGCTGAGGAACTCTATCGCGGAGGATATTTTTGTTGTGAAGCTCTGATGTCCGCTATCAAAAAGGGATTCGATCTCGATGTTCCTGATGAAGTCATCGCTATGTCTTCAGGTATGTCTGTTGGTGCAGGTAGATCTGGATGTATGTGTGGTGCACTAAATGGTGGCATTATGGCCTTAGGTATGTTCTTTGGACGAACAGAACAAAATGGTCCAAAGGATCCAAAGGTGGTAAAGTGTATGGAACTTTCCAACGAACTTCACAGCTGGTTTAAAGAAGCCAATGGAAAGCATTCGGCATGCTGTAGAGTCCTAACTAGAGAATTTGACATGGGCAAAGGCGAGCACAAGGAACAATGTATTCGATACACAGGTCTTGCAGCTTGGAAGGTTGCCGATATGGTTTGTCGCGAACTTGGTGTTGAAAATCTTGATGCAGAAAAAAACCCTGCTTAATTTACGGAGGATGATCCATGACCATCATTAAGAAGGTTTCCATTCCATTTGCAGCTGTTATGCTTGGATTAGCTGCTCTTGGCAATCTATTACAAAGTTATTCCGAGGGATTGAGAGCATTTTGTGGCCTACTGGCCACTATCTTTTTGATTCTATGTCTCTTAAAGATTTGCCTTTATCCAAAAGATATTGTAAAGGATTTTGAAAATCCAATACAAGCGAGTGTTGCAGCAACCTTTCCAATGGCTTTGATGCTTCTTGCAACCTACTTAAAGCCTTTATCTGCACCATTAGGTCTTTTGTTGTGGTGGATTGGTGTCTTGCTTCATATTTTATTGATCGTCTTCTTTACACTTCGCTTTGTTTTGAAGTTCGACTTAAAAAAGGTATTTGCCAGTTGGTACATTGTCTATGTTGGTATTGCGGCGGCCTCTGTGAGTGCACCAGCATTTAAACAACAGGCATTTGGTACTTTTGCTGCCTATTTTGGTCTTGTGACCCTGATTATTTTGCTTGTTGTGGTCACTATTCGCTATATCAAGTGCCCTGTGCCAGAACCAGCAAAGCCATTAATTTGTATCTATGCTGCACCAACTAGTCTCGTTATCGCTGGTTACATTCAATCTGTTGCCAATAAATCAAAAACTTTGGTACTTGTCCTACTTGTGGTGGCAAGCATCCTCTATATTTTTGCACTGGTTCAGGCTATTCGCTGTTTGACACTTCCATTTTATCCTAGCTATGCAGCATTTACCTTCCCATTTGTCATCAGTGCAATTGCAACAAAACAAACAATGAAAATGTGTGCATTACCTGCACTCAAGCCATTTGTACTGATTGAAACGATAATTGCAATCTGTCTTGTTGCCTACACAACAGTAAGATTTTTACAATCGCTCGTTTCAAATAATAAATAAGATAAGCTCTGCAAAAGCAATTGCCTTTTGCAGAGCTTATTTTACTTTTTTCTTCTTGCAATTAACTTGCAAATCTTTTGTCCTCGCTTTGAGAATTTTTCTTCATACTCTGTCAGAATATTGTCAACACACTCTGGCTGAGCATGAAAGTCTGTTGTCTGATAGATAATCTCCCATCCAGCCTCTGGAATTGCTTCCAAAGAATAGGCAAATAAATCCACATTGTCGGTCTTAAACTCGACAACACCATCTTCCTTTAAAATTTGGTCATACACAGCCATAAAATCTGGAGAGGTCAGTCTGCGCTTTGCATATCTAGCCTTTGGCCATGGATCAGAAAAGTTCAAAAAAATCTTATCCACTTCTCCTCTTGCAAAGCACTCACCCAATTTCTTTGCATCCACACACATAAAAAAGAGATTATTATACTTTCCATTCTCTTCTTCAAATTGATGTTTTCTCTGCAATGCTTTCATCAAAACGCTCTCATATCGCTCAATGCCAATAAAGTGGATTTCTCTGTCTCGATCAGCCATTCCCCGAATAAACTGACCCTTTCCCATTCCAATTTCAATATACAACTTGGCCTTTTTTCCAAAGAGTTCATCCCACCGTCCCTTATATGCGCTAACCCTCTCACCACTAATACAATCCTCACTACTTGCAATAAATTTCTCACAACCTGGAATATGTCTAAGTCTCATTTTTTACCTCTCATTCTTTCTTTTATATCTTAACATTGTAGACGGTATTCATACAAGCCAATTTCTAGTATAATATAATCTAGTACAATATAAATAGGAAGAAAAAATACACAGGAGGCAAATATGGGAACAATTCATTCTGAAGTTCTTCGCCTACAGCGAGAAATGGAACTTTCCATTCAAGAAAAAAACTATGCTCTTGCCATAGCAAAATCCAGACAACTCCTCGAAATGATGGTTGATGATCTCTGTCAAAAATACAATGTCCATGGTCAAGACCTCTCTGACCGCATTGATGCTCTCTCTGACATTCTTTCATTTGAAACACAGGATCATTTCCACGCAATCAGAAAAATTACTCTGAATAAGGAAAACACTCCAAGTAGTGCCAATGCCCTCAAGGCCGAACGATTTCTACTTCAAGAAATTGAAAATTATCATGAATTAATGATGCAGACCACCCCAAATAAAAAACAGCGTCGCTCCTATATCTCTCACCCAACATCAAGGAGATTACATCGGGAACACTTTACTTTTTTAGAAATTTTTGTATTTGTTATTTTCATGGCTATTATAATTTTTGTGACTATTCGAATTTTTCTGCACAAAAATAATACAATAGAAATTGTACAAACCACGGTGACAACCACAAAAGCCATTCCAGTTCAAAAATTCTATTTTACAACCGCCAATTTAAATGTACGCCGTTTGCCTTCTATGGATGGGGAAATTATAGCTACTCTCCCCAAAGGAAGTAAAATTGAAGTAATTCAAGACTATGATGCCAACTGGTGCGAAATTTCCTATGGCGAAAATGCCGCTTATGTTTCACGCAAATATATTGTTCCCCAATAAATTTATAGCCAACATTTATAGTGAAGTTGAAGTATTTTATTTTCTGTCTTTTTTTCTTATTGTGCACTTTTTCTATTTACTTTTTTTTTAAAAAGTCTATGATAATTATTGTATGTAGTATTTATATCAATCTCTGAAGAAAGGAGGATGTGTATGAATGAAATTATAGGTGAGCTCTCCAACATTGAAGAGTCTACATCTGGTATTATCGAAGCTGCTAATGCCAAGAAAAAAGAACTGGCCGCCCAAATGGATCAAAAGACAAAACTTTGGGACAAGGAACTGGCAGAGCAAACACAGCAAAAGATTCAAAAACTCCGCACAGAGATGCAAAACACCATTAGCAAAAATCTTGCAGAGCAAAAAGCAAAATCTGAAGCTGAATTGAAAAACATCGAAGATGTTTTCAAGAAAAAAAAAGACTCCTATATTGACAAATTATTTACACAAATGACAAAGGAGTAGAATATGCAAAAATTAATTGCTTATAGCGCGATTTCTACAAAGATTCGTGCGATGCAGGGGAAGTTGCTGACAGACAGTGATTTTAAAGAAATCGCCGAGTCATCCTCTGTCACAGAAGCTTTGACTGTACTCGAAAAGCATAGCCCCTATGCGAATGCCTTTCAGGGTACAGATCCGGAAACACTGCACAGAAAAGACATTGAGCGAATTTTACTCACACAAAAGTACAGTGATTTTGCAAAGCTCTACCGCTTTGCAAATACTAAACAGAGAAAGTTTCTTGAACTCTACTTTATGCACTATGAAATTGCCATTTTAAAGCGAGCTCTCCGTGCATGCTTTAATCAGAAGAATATTGATATTGACCTAAGAGGTAGTATTGATTTCTTTCGCAAGCACTCTCATCTTGATATGGATGCATTGCTTGCCGCACAAACTCTCTCTGAATTTATCGAGGCCATCAAAGGCAGTTCGTACTATGATGACCTAAATAAATTGTTCCAACAAGAAGGTACTACACTATTTGATTATGAGCTTCATATTGATCAGCTTTACTTCAAAAGGATATGGACTTTGAAGGACAAGTATCTTGGAAAATCCGAACGCCAATTTCTCACGGCGACCTTTGGTTCTCGAATGGATATGTTAAATCTACAATGGATTTATCGTTCAAAGCGCTATTATCACCTAGATAATAACTATATCTACTCGTTGCTCATACCACTCTACTACAAGTTACATGCCCCTGAAATTAAGGCACTTGTAGAGGCTGGAACACAGGAGGAGTTTGAAGCTGTCTTGCAGTCGACATACTACGGGAAGCTCGAAGCAAAACTATTTACTGACAACTTCGACTTAGAGAAGCTCTATTCAGCTGTTCTAAGTAAGATTTATCAAATGACTGCAAAGAATAATCCATATTCTATTGCCCTTATTAACTCCTATCTCTTCCATAAGGAAGGAGAAATCAATCGAATTGTCAGTACCATAGAGGCCGTTCGCTACGGTCTACCTGCCGATCAGATAATGTCGGACATTCTAAAACAAAACTCTAGGAGGTCCTCAGAATGATCGAAAAAATGAAATTCTTAAGTATCACCGGTCCAAAGGATGATATTGATAGAATAATCGACACTCACCTGTCAAAGTATGATATTCAATTTGAAAATGCCTTTACAGAAATCAAAGGCTCCTATGGACTTCATACTTACACAGAGAAAAACCCTTATAAAGCGGAGCTTGATCATGCACAAGTGTTGATGTCGTCCTTTGACCACATCGATATCCCCGAGTCGAGTGCACTCTCTGGCGATGGTGCAAAGGAGATTGTAAAGAAATTGGGGAAAAAGGTCGATGCACTCCAGCAAATTAAGGAAGCAACTGAGAAAGAGCTTTCTGAGCTTCAAACCAAGTTCGAACAAATCGGGCATTTTATTGGTCTGCGTTATGATGTCAATACAATTTTTCAATTTAAATTTATAAAATTTCGCTTTGGTCACATCACCAGAGAAAATTTTATAAAATTAAAGGAATTTATTTACGATGACATCGACAGTATCTTCTATAAGTGTAAGGAAGTCGACGGCGAGGTCTGGGGTGTGTATTTTGTTCCTGAATCAATTGCTGACAAGATGGATGCGATCTATGCTTCTTTACATTTTGAACGCCTGTTTTTGCCAGAAGGATTTGACGGAACACCTATTGAAGCCGCCAATAAATTGCAGGCACAAATTGACGAAAGAAGAAAAAAGATTCAAGGCATTGACGATGAAATCGAACAGCTTTTGCAGGACAAGAAAGAAGATCTAGCCAGTGCTTATGCACAACTTCAAAAACTCAACCTCAACTTCAATGTAAGAAAACTCGCTGCCTGCACAAAGAAAGGCACAAGAGAGTTTTATATCCTTTGTGGCTGGATGACACAGAGTGCAGCAAAAGTTCTGGATAAGGAACTTGCTAATGAGCCAGATACATTTTGTATTGTTGAGAGAGATCACGCTGATGTTGTCAGCAAGCCACCGACAAAACTGCAAAACAATACACTATTTAAGCCATATGAAATGTTTGTCGAAATGTATGGTATGCCCGCCTACGAAGAAATTGATCCTACGCCACTCATTGCCATATCCTATTCCATTTTATTTGGATTTATGTTTGGTGATGCAGGACAGGGACTGGTGCTCTTACTCGGTGGACTCTTACTTGGTAAGTTTAAACACTCCCGCCTAGCCTCCATTATCGGACGCTGCGGTGTGTTCTCCATTATTTTTGGTCTGTTGTTTGGTAGTTTCTTTGGATTTGAGGATATTATCAAGCCGCTTTGGCTTCGACCAACACAGGCTATGATGACACTTCCAATGGTCGGAAACCTCAACACCGTGTTTATTGTTTCCATCGCATTGGGAATGGGCATTATCCTATTGACAATGCTTCTCAATGTCATCAACCGTCTGCGCTTTAAGGAGCCAGGCGAAGCCTTATTTGATACCAATGGTATTGCCGGTATGGTATTTTATGCTGCTGCCATTGTGACCATTGTTTTATTTATGTCTGGACACACACTTCCAGGTGGTGTCGTTTTGGCTATTATGTTTATCATTCCACTACTTGTTATTTTCTTCAAAGAACCTTTAAGCAATATAGTGGAAAAGCACGCAGAAATTATGCCAAAAGAAAAGGGAATGTTCTTTGTTCAAGGCTTCTTTGAAATGTTTGAGGTTTTGCTTAGCTATTTTTCCAACACCCTTTCCTTTGTCAGAGTCGGTGCCTTTGCTGTCAGCCATGCCGCAATGATGCAGGTTGTGCTGATGCTTGCAGGTGCGGAGAGCGGACATATCAATTGGATTGTCGTTGTATTTGGTAACATTTTTGTCTGCGGTATGGAGGGTCTGATTGTTGGTATTCAGGTTCTTCGTCTTGAGTATTACGAGCTATTCTCAAGATTTTATCATGGTACTGGTAAGGCATTTTTGCCTTATGGTAAAGAAACAAAATAATATTTTCATTTAGAGGAGAAAAGTTATGAGTACATTAGTTAAAATCACATTATCTGTTGCATTATTGTTGAGCATTGCTATCCCATTTGGTGCATATGCTATTGGCGAGAAGAACCGTGGTCGCTACAAAAGAGCTTTAGTTTCCAACCTTGTTTTGTTCTTTGGCGTGATGTTATTCACTTCTGCAATGATCTTTAGTGGAAACGCTCAGGCTGCTCAGGCTGCTGGAGAGGCTGCTAGTGCTACTGGTTTAGGTTACATTGCTGCTGCTGCTAGTGTTGGTCTTGCATGTATCGGTGGTGGTATTGCCGTTTCTGCTGCTGCAAGTGCTGCTCTTGGTGCAATTAGTGAGGATTCTAGCATTCTTGGTAAGTCATTGATCTTTGTAGGTCTTGCAGAGGGTGTTTGTCTTTACGGTTTGATCATCGCATTCATGATTCTTGGTCGTTTATAATTGATTTTAGAAAGGTCGTATTACAATGAAAATGTATCTGATCAGCGACAACCATGATACGCTGACAGGAATGCGACTCGTTGGTATCGAGGGCAGCTTAGTCCACACAAAAGCCGAGCTAAAGGAAGCCTTTAGCTTGGCCCTTGCCGACAAAGAGATTGGTGTCATACTTCTCACAGAAAAGTTCTCCAGGGAGTATCCTGATCTTGTCAATGCCGTCAAGCTCGAACACAAGCTGCCACTCTTTATTGATATTCCTGACAGACATGGTACGGGACGCAAACCAACATTTATTACAGATTACGTCAACGAAGCCATTGGCTTAAAGCTATAACTTTACAGAAAGCAGGTGATCGCTTTGACAACCGAAGAAAAATTACAGCATTTCCACGAAGCTTGTATTGCAGATGCCAATACACGTGCAAAGCAAATCATTGATGAATATAGCTCTGCGCTGGAAAAGACATTTGAGGATCACAAGCACGAAAATACAAGACGTGCACAATTGCAATTAAAAATCGAGGAGGAGAAAATTCACCGAGAGGGCAATAAGCAACTCGCTCTCGAGCAAGTGAAGTTTCGCCGTGTACTCGGCTG
This region of Lachnospiraceae bacterium oral taxon 096 genomic DNA includes:
- a CDS encoding C_GCAxxG_C_C family protein, with amino-acid sequence MHIAQSASPREIQKSAEELYRGGYFCCEALMSAIKKGFDLDVPDEVIAMSSGMSVGAGRSGCMCGALNGGIMALGMFFGRTEQNGPKDPKVVKCMELSNELHSWFKEANGKHSACCRVLTREFDMGKGEHKEQCIRYTGLAAWKVADMVCRELGVENLDAEKNPA
- a CDS encoding TDT family transporter, coding for MTIIKKVSIPFAAVMLGLAALGNLLQSYSEGLRAFCGLLATIFLILCLLKICLYPKDIVKDFENPIQASVAATFPMALMLLATYLKPLSAPLGLLLWWIGVLLHILLIVFFTLRFVLKFDLKKVFASWYIVYVGIAAASVSAPAFKQQAFGTFAAYFGLVTLIILLVVVTIRYIKCPVPEPAKPLICIYAAPTSLVIAGYIQSVANKSKTLVLVLLVVASILYIFALVQAIRCLTLPFYPSYAAFTFPFVISAIATKQTMKMCALPALKPFVLIETIIAICLVAYTTVRFLQSLVSNNK
- the trmB gene encoding tRNA (guanosine(46)-N7)-methyltransferase TrmB, producing the protein MRLRHIPGCEKFIASSEDCISGERVSAYKGRWDELFGKKAKLYIEIGMGKGQFIRGMADRDREIHFIGIERYESVLMKALQRKHQFEEENGKYNNLFFMCVDAKKLGECFARGEVDKIFLNFSDPWPKARYAKRRLTSPDFMAVYDQILKEDGVVEFKTDNVDLFAYSLEAIPEAGWEIIYQTTDFHAQPECVDNILTEYEEKFSKRGQKICKLIARRKK
- a CDS encoding SH3 domain-containing protein, which translates into the protein MGTIHSEVLRLQREMELSIQEKNYALAIAKSRQLLEMMVDDLCQKYNVHGQDLSDRIDALSDILSFETQDHFHAIRKITLNKENTPSSANALKAERFLLQEIENYHELMMQTTPNKKQRRSYISHPTSRRLHREHFTFLEIFVFVIFMAIIIFVTIRIFLHKNNTIEIVQTTVTTTKAIPVQKFYFTTANLNVRRLPSMDGEIIATLPKGSKIEVIQDYDANWCEISYGENAAYVSRKYIVPQ
- a CDS encoding V-type ATPase subunit, giving the protein MQKLIAYSAISTKIRAMQGKLLTDSDFKEIAESSSVTEALTVLEKHSPYANAFQGTDPETLHRKDIERILLTQKYSDFAKLYRFANTKQRKFLELYFMHYEIAILKRALRACFNQKNIDIDLRGSIDFFRKHSHLDMDALLAAQTLSEFIEAIKGSSYYDDLNKLFQQEGTTLFDYELHIDQLYFKRIWTLKDKYLGKSERQFLTATFGSRMDMLNLQWIYRSKRYYHLDNNYIYSLLIPLYYKLHAPEIKALVEAGTQEEFEAVLQSTYYGKLEAKLFTDNFDLEKLYSAVLSKIYQMTAKNNPYSIALINSYLFHKEGEINRIVSTIEAVRYGLPADQIMSDILKQNSRRSSE
- a CDS encoding ATPase, whose amino-acid sequence is MIEKMKFLSITGPKDDIDRIIDTHLSKYDIQFENAFTEIKGSYGLHTYTEKNPYKAELDHAQVLMSSFDHIDIPESSALSGDGAKEIVKKLGKKVDALQQIKEATEKELSELQTKFEQIGHFIGLRYDVNTIFQFKFIKFRFGHITRENFIKLKEFIYDDIDSIFYKCKEVDGEVWGVYFVPESIADKMDAIYASLHFERLFLPEGFDGTPIEAANKLQAQIDERRKKIQGIDDEIEQLLQDKKEDLASAYAQLQKLNLNFNVRKLAACTKKGTREFYILCGWMTQSAAKVLDKELANEPDTFCIVERDHADVVSKPPTKLQNNTLFKPYEMFVEMYGMPAYEEIDPTPLIAISYSILFGFMFGDAGQGLVLLLGGLLLGKFKHSRLASIIGRCGVFSIIFGLLFGSFFGFEDIIKPLWLRPTQAMMTLPMVGNLNTVFIVSIALGMGIILLTMLLNVINRLRFKEPGEALFDTNGIAGMVFYAAAIVTIVLFMSGHTLPGGVVLAIMFIIPLLVIFFKEPLSNIVEKHAEIMPKEKGMFFVQGFFEMFEVLLSYFSNTLSFVRVGAFAVSHAAMMQVVLMLAGAESGHINWIVVVFGNIFVCGMEGLIVGIQVLRLEYYELFSRFYHGTGKAFLPYGKETK
- a CDS encoding ATPase → MSTLVKITLSVALLLSIAIPFGAYAIGEKNRGRYKRALVSNLVLFFGVMLFTSAMIFSGNAQAAQAAGEAASATGLGYIAAAASVGLACIGGGIAVSAAASAALGAISEDSSILGKSLIFVGLAEGVCLYGLIIAFMILGRL
- a CDS encoding V-type ATP synthase subunit F, which encodes MKMYLISDNHDTLTGMRLVGIEGSLVHTKAELKEAFSLALADKEIGVILLTEKFSREYPDLVNAVKLEHKLPLFIDIPDRHGTGRKPTFITDYVNEAIGLKL